From Roseateles sp. SL47:
ACGCACAGTCCCACGGCGCCCTGGCCCTGGGCCCGTGGCAGCGCTGGGACCCGACCCGCGACTGGCGCCAGCAACCCTGCGAGCTGCAGGTGGGTGATGCAGCCCCGCTGGCCGGCATCGGCGGGCACGGCCTGGACGACCCGGGCTGGACGGTGGCGCACTGGCTGAAGGTGGCCACCCGCGGCGGGCAGACGCTGTCGGCTGGCAGTGTGGTGACCACGGGGGCCTGGCGCGTCGCCCTGGATCTGCCGCCCGGCACCACGGTGACCGCGCGCTACGACGGCCTGGGCAGCCTCACCGTCCGCAACTGAACCCGCGCAGGCGGGAGGCTCCTTCGAGCGCCCGCCCTGCCCCTTCTCTGCCCGGCTCAGCTCACTTCGCTTCCAGCACTTCCCAGCGCTCCATCAGCGCCAGCAGCTCGTCATCAATCTCGGCCACCCGCTGGGTCACTTCGTTGATGCGGGCCGCGCCCTGCGCATACAGGTCGGTGCCATTGAGCAGCGCATGCAGATGGGCCTGCTCCGTTTCCAGCGCGGCAATGCGCCCAGGCAGTTCTTCCAGCTCGCGCTGCTCTTTGTAGCTGAGCTTGCGCTTGGTCGCGACCACCGGGGCCGGCGCGGGTGCCGGCGCGGGCACAGGTGCAGCGGTGGCCGGGGCCTGACGCGCACGCAGTTCGGCCGCGCGGCGGGACTGGGTCAGCCAATCCTCGATGCCGCCTTCGTATTCACGCCAGAAGCCATCGCCTTCGCTCACGATGGTGGAGGTCACCACGTTGTCCAGGAAGCGGCGGTCATGGCTCACCAGGAAGACGGTGCCGTCATAGTCGGCCAACAGCTCTTCCAGCAGCTCCAGGGTTTCGATGTCCAGGTCGTTGGTCGGTTCGTCCAGCACCAGCACGTTGGCGGGGCGGGCAAACAGGCGCGCCAGCAACAGCCGGTTGCGCTCGCCGCCGGACAGGCTGGACACGGGTGACTCGGCGCGTGCGGGCGAGAAGAGGAAGTCGCTGAGATAGCTCTTCACATGCTTGCGCTGCGAGCCGATCTCGATCCATTCGCTGCCCGGGCTGATGGTGTCGGCCAGGGTGGCCTGCAGGTTCAACGCATCCCGCATCTGGTCGAAATACGCCACCGTCAGCCGGCTGCCCATGCGCACCGTGCCGCCATCCGGGGCCAGTTCGCCCAGGATCATCTTCAGCAGCGTGGTCTTGCCGGCGCCGTTGGGGCCGACCAGGCCGATCTTGTCGCCGCGCAGGATGGTGGCGGAGAACTCGCGGACGATGTCCCGGTCTCCATAACGCTTGCTGACCTTTTCCAGCTCCGCCACGATCTTGCCGCTGGATTCGCCAGTGGCCACATCCAGCCGCACCTTGCCCTGCACGTCACGCCGGGCCTGACGGTCCTGGCGCATCTGCTGCAGCCGCTGCACACGGGCCACGCTGCGGGTCCGGCGG
This genomic window contains:
- a CDS encoding ATP-binding cassette domain-containing protein yields the protein MAVLSLTNAHLAFGHVPLLDGANFALETGERVGLIGRNGTGKSSMLKVLAGIEKLDDGLLQLQQGLTSVYVPQEPELRPEASIFDVVSEGVAEAKSLRARYEAHDENDDLGWVQERIEQIGAWNWEQRVEETLHRLGLDAQRRVGELSGGLKKRVALARALVAQPDVLLLDEPTNHLDLDAIRWLEELLTSFKGSLLLITHDRAFLDNVANRIVELDRGQLRGYPGNFAAFQAAKAYELENEALVNARFDKLLAQEEVWIRKGVEARRTRSVARVQRLQQMRQDRQARRDVQGKVRLDVATGESSGKIVAELEKVSKRYGDRDIVREFSATILRGDKIGLVGPNGAGKTTLLKMILGELAPDGGTVRMGSRLTVAYFDQMRDALNLQATLADTISPGSEWIEIGSQRKHVKSYLSDFLFSPARAESPVSSLSGGERNRLLLARLFARPANVLVLDEPTNDLDIETLELLEELLADYDGTVFLVSHDRRFLDNVVTSTIVSEGDGFWREYEGGIEDWLTQSRRAAELRARQAPATAAPVPAPAPAPAPVVATKRKLSYKEQRELEELPGRIAALETEQAHLHALLNGTDLYAQGAARINEVTQRVAEIDDELLALMERWEVLEAK